From Sphingomonas bisphenolicum, one genomic window encodes:
- the msrA gene encoding peptide-methionine (S)-S-oxide reductase MsrA: MRRSDSLALIALAALVVATPLRAERAVLAPVPTIDAAPTRKLETAVFAGGCYWGVEGVFSHVKGVHLVVSGFAGGPRDRRVDYDMVSGGDTGYAEAVRVTYDPAQVSYGTLLRIFFSVVADPTTLNYQQPDHGTQYRSALFPLNDGQAKAATAYLAQIGKAGLWRDPIVTRVERFTGFQNAARDHQDFMRKNPRHPYIMRWDAPKLAAFKAMFPTLYRETPSA, encoded by the coding sequence GTGCGGCGCTCTGACAGCCTCGCCCTGATTGCTCTGGCGGCGCTTGTCGTCGCCACGCCTCTGCGCGCCGAGCGCGCCGTCCTCGCCCCCGTTCCGACCATCGACGCCGCGCCCACGCGCAAGCTGGAGACGGCCGTGTTCGCCGGCGGCTGCTATTGGGGCGTCGAGGGGGTCTTCTCCCACGTCAAAGGTGTCCATCTCGTCGTCTCCGGCTTTGCCGGCGGACCGCGCGATCGCCGTGTCGACTATGACATGGTGAGCGGCGGCGACACCGGCTATGCCGAGGCCGTGCGCGTCACCTACGATCCCGCGCAGGTCAGCTACGGCACCTTGCTGCGCATCTTCTTCTCGGTGGTGGCCGATCCCACCACGCTGAATTATCAGCAGCCCGATCATGGCACCCAATATCGCAGCGCGCTGTTCCCGCTGAACGACGGGCAGGCCAAGGCGGCGACCGCCTATCTGGCGCAGATCGGCAAGGCAGGGCTGTGGCGCGATCCGATCGTGACCAGGGTGGAGCGCTTCACCGGCTTCCAGAACGCCGCGCGGGACCATCAGGATTTCATGCGGAAGAACCCGCGCCATCCCTATATAATGCGCTGGGACGCGCCGAAGCTGGCCGCGTTCAAGGCGATGTTTCCGACCCTCTATCGCGAGACGCCGTCGGCCTGA
- a CDS encoding HesA/MoeB/ThiF family protein, whose translation MTLSDDQLDRYARHIILKEIGGAGQARLLSADVAVIGAGGIGSPAILYLAAAGVGTIRVIDDDAVALSNLQRQILFGAADIGAPKAEAAMAAVARLNPDVKLIPINARIDADNAAIMLRDADVILDGCDNFDTRLAVADSAQRLRIPLVSAAVGPFEGQIATYRGWEADKPCYRCLVGAPQDAPERNCAETGVIGALTGAMGSLAALEAIRALVPFGAEMAGRLLIADLLSMRFRTLDVPKDPACTACAVALCAP comes from the coding sequence GTGACGCTCAGCGACGATCAACTGGACCGCTACGCCCGGCACATCATCCTGAAGGAAATTGGCGGCGCGGGACAGGCCCGGCTGCTATCGGCAGACGTAGCGGTGATCGGGGCGGGCGGCATCGGCAGCCCGGCGATCCTCTACCTTGCCGCCGCCGGAGTCGGCACGATCCGGGTAATCGACGATGACGCGGTCGCCCTGTCCAACCTGCAGCGGCAGATTTTGTTCGGCGCCGCCGATATCGGCGCGCCCAAGGCGGAGGCCGCGATGGCGGCCGTCGCGCGGCTCAACCCCGACGTGAAGCTGATCCCGATCAACGCGCGGATCGACGCGGACAATGCCGCGATCATGCTGCGGGACGCGGACGTAATTCTGGACGGCTGCGATAATTTCGACACCCGGCTGGCGGTGGCGGACAGCGCACAGCGCCTGCGCATCCCGCTGGTATCCGCGGCGGTCGGCCCGTTCGAGGGGCAGATCGCCACCTATCGCGGCTGGGAAGCGGACAAGCCCTGCTATCGCTGCCTGGTCGGCGCGCCGCAGGATGCGCCGGAACGCAATTGCGCCGAAACCGGCGTCATCGGCGCACTGACCGGCGCGATGGGCAGCCTGGCCGCGCTGGAGGCGATCCGCGCGCTGGTGCCGTTCGGCGCGGAGATGGCCGGGCGGCTGCTGATCGCCGACCTGCTTTCGATGCGCTTCCGCACGCTGGATGTGCCCAAAGACCCCGCCTGTACGGCATGCGCTGTGGCTCTATGCGCGCCCTGA
- the thrS gene encoding threonine--tRNA ligase, giving the protein MLKITLPDGSVREVAPGTTPADIAAAIGPGLAKAAIAARVDGELRDIGRPLEQDSHLALVTSKDEADALELARHDFAHVLAEAVQALFPGTQITFGPSTDDGFYYDFAPRDRPFTEEDLPGIEAEMRKIIAANKPLVREVMDRDALIAAWRAAGETFKAEWAAELPEGEELTVYRSGDWYDMCRGPHLASTGRLDPAAFKLTRVSGAYWRGDQKNAMLSRIYGTGWLNKKQLAEHLTRLEEAGKRDHRKLGAEMDLFHLQQEAHGSVFWHPKGYLIWRELEAYMRRAIDAAGYREVKTPQVMDARQWETSGHWGKYRENMFVIPDEVPNVDDEGPLVSDDADWMALKPMNCPAHVLIFRQGIKSYRDLPLRFYENGCCHRNEPHGALHGLMRVRQFTQDDAHIFCREDQIVEEVRAFCALADRIYKDFGFTYSIKLALRPEKRFGTEEMWDMAENELRNAVAAAGLNTPEYGWEELPGEGAFYAPKLEWHLTDAIGRTWQVGTIQSDRVLPERLDASYIGEDGERHRPVMLHRAIFGSYERFIGILIEHYAGRFPLWLAPVQAVVATIVSDADDYAKAAVEKLRAAGIRAEIDVRNEKINYKVREHSLAKVPNLLVVGRREADEGTVALRELGKEGQSVLSLDDVISRLANESLAPDMR; this is encoded by the coding sequence ATGCTCAAGATTACCCTGCCCGATGGTTCCGTGCGTGAAGTCGCGCCCGGCACTACCCCGGCGGACATTGCAGCGGCGATCGGGCCGGGCCTGGCCAAGGCCGCCATCGCCGCGCGCGTCGATGGCGAACTGCGCGATATCGGCCGCCCGCTGGAACAGGATTCCCACCTCGCCCTGGTGACGAGCAAGGATGAGGCCGACGCGCTGGAACTGGCCCGGCACGATTTCGCCCATGTGCTGGCCGAAGCGGTGCAGGCGTTGTTCCCCGGCACCCAGATCACTTTCGGCCCGTCGACCGACGATGGCTTCTATTATGACTTCGCGCCCAGGGACCGGCCCTTCACCGAGGAAGACCTGCCGGGAATCGAGGCGGAGATGCGCAAGATCATCGCCGCCAACAAGCCGCTGGTGCGCGAAGTGATGGACCGCGACGCGCTGATCGCCGCCTGGCGCGCGGCCGGCGAGACGTTCAAGGCCGAATGGGCCGCCGAACTGCCCGAGGGCGAGGAACTGACGGTCTATCGCTCCGGCGACTGGTACGACATGTGCCGCGGCCCGCATCTGGCTTCCACCGGGCGCCTGGACCCCGCCGCGTTCAAGCTGACGCGCGTATCGGGCGCCTATTGGCGCGGCGACCAGAAGAATGCGATGCTCAGCCGCATCTATGGCACCGGCTGGCTCAACAAAAAGCAGTTGGCCGAGCATCTGACGCGCCTTGAAGAGGCGGGTAAGCGCGACCATCGCAAGCTGGGTGCGGAAATGGACCTGTTCCATCTCCAGCAGGAAGCGCATGGCAGCGTCTTCTGGCATCCCAAGGGCTATCTCATCTGGCGCGAACTGGAAGCCTATATGCGCCGCGCCATCGACGCAGCGGGCTATCGCGAGGTGAAGACGCCCCAGGTGATGGACGCACGCCAGTGGGAAACGTCCGGCCACTGGGGCAAATATCGCGAGAATATGTTCGTCATCCCCGACGAAGTGCCCAATGTGGACGATGAAGGCCCGCTGGTGTCGGACGACGCCGACTGGATGGCCTTGAAGCCCATGAACTGCCCGGCGCATGTCCTGATCTTCCGTCAGGGGATCAAAAGCTATCGCGACCTGCCGCTGCGCTTCTACGAAAATGGCTGCTGCCACCGCAACGAGCCGCATGGCGCGCTGCACGGCCTGATGCGCGTGCGCCAGTTCACGCAGGATGACGCGCATATCTTCTGCCGCGAAGACCAGATCGTCGAGGAAGTCCGCGCCTTCTGCGCGCTGGCCGACCGCATCTACAAGGATTTCGGCTTCACCTACTCGATCAAGCTGGCGCTGCGCCCGGAAAAGCGCTTCGGCACCGAGGAGATGTGGGACATGGCGGAGAATGAGCTGCGCAACGCGGTCGCCGCCGCCGGCCTCAACACGCCCGAATATGGCTGGGAAGAATTGCCGGGCGAAGGCGCCTTCTATGCGCCCAAGCTGGAATGGCATCTGACCGACGCGATCGGCCGCACCTGGCAGGTCGGCACGATCCAGTCGGACCGCGTGCTGCCCGAACGACTCGACGCCAGCTATATTGGCGAAGATGGCGAGCGGCACCGGCCGGTCATGCTCCATCGCGCCATTTTCGGCAGCTATGAACGCTTCATCGGCATCCTGATCGAACATTATGCGGGCCGCTTCCCGCTCTGGCTGGCGCCGGTGCAGGCCGTGGTCGCGACCATCGTGTCCGATGCGGACGATTATGCGAAGGCAGCGGTCGAGAAGCTGCGCGCGGCGGGAATCCGCGCCGAAATCGACGTGCGGAACGAGAAGATCAATTACAAGGTCCGCGAACACAGCCTTGCCAAGGTGCCGAACCTGCTGGTCGTCGGACGGCGCGAGGCGGACGAGGGGACGGTCGCGCTGCGCGAACTGGGCAAGGAGGGGCAAAGCGTCCTTTCGCTCGACGATGTCATTTCGCGCCTTGCAAATGAGAGCCTTGCACCCGATATGCGGTGA
- a CDS encoding YadA-like family protein: protein MTFLSEEVGNGLSRIYQVNFDGTLAVDGIVTGPFGGLDPSNFYSAATVDLTTQYIGRKSRSLTPINDPNAIGYFNRYSDYQTTVRNIGVDIQGASGYDETTGQDYSYNLKSIDPTAIVNGDRTALTGNYRTTSDAGAIVFGTLSGDAVLVSAPSLSPLPIPDSAVFSPFSLQYQVAAQETTRLDETGLVTPKVSVTQGIEMNGSGIRNLADGVAAGDAVNKGQLDSEAAARIAADSTLAGRIDEEKAARTDADIAFANSIANEAGTRAAADSVLANSLSAEAATRQAADVTLSGQIIDEAQQRAQNDLQIHQRIDNETSAREALASALTGETNARMTADLQLSSRIDALGDRLDQIDGRLDRMEDRVSSGTAVAVAMGGATFLPDMKFNLTANVATYGGAHAGAMQVGALVTPHVALNAGVATGFNRGGKTAARAGFTIGW from the coding sequence GTGACATTTCTGTCGGAAGAGGTGGGCAATGGCCTGTCACGTATATATCAGGTCAACTTCGACGGCACGCTGGCCGTTGATGGCATAGTGACCGGCCCGTTCGGAGGCCTGGATCCGTCAAATTTCTATTCGGCCGCGACGGTCGATCTGACGACCCAATATATCGGCAGAAAGTCTCGCTCGCTGACGCCGATTAACGATCCGAACGCCATAGGCTATTTCAATCGCTACTCCGACTATCAAACGACAGTGCGCAATATCGGCGTCGATATCCAGGGCGCTTCTGGCTACGATGAAACCACGGGCCAGGACTATAGCTATAATCTGAAATCGATCGATCCCACCGCCATCGTCAACGGTGACCGCACCGCACTGACAGGCAATTATCGGACGACCTCGGACGCAGGCGCGATCGTGTTCGGGACATTGTCCGGCGATGCGGTCTTGGTCAGCGCCCCTTCACTCTCCCCCCTGCCCATTCCCGACTCCGCCGTCTTCTCGCCTTTTTCGCTGCAATATCAGGTCGCTGCACAGGAAACGACGCGGCTTGACGAAACCGGACTGGTTACACCCAAGGTGAGCGTAACCCAGGGGATAGAGATGAACGGCAGCGGCATTCGCAATCTGGCCGATGGCGTCGCGGCCGGAGACGCGGTCAATAAGGGGCAACTGGACAGCGAAGCGGCTGCCCGCATTGCCGCCGATTCCACTCTTGCGGGCCGGATCGATGAAGAAAAAGCGGCACGGACCGACGCCGACATCGCATTTGCAAACAGCATTGCCAACGAAGCCGGTACGCGCGCCGCAGCCGATAGCGTTCTGGCCAATTCCCTCTCCGCCGAAGCGGCGACACGCCAGGCGGCCGATGTCACCCTGTCCGGCCAGATCATCGACGAAGCGCAGCAGCGTGCGCAAAATGACCTTCAGATTCATCAAAGGATCGACAATGAAACGTCGGCGCGAGAAGCATTGGCTAGCGCTTTGACTGGCGAAACCAACGCCCGCATGACGGCGGACCTCCAGCTTTCGTCCAGAATCGACGCGCTCGGCGATCGACTGGATCAGATCGACGGTCGGCTCGATCGGATGGAAGATCGCGTATCCAGCGGCACCGCGGTCGCGGTCGCAATGGGTGGTGCGACCTTCCTGCCGGATATGAAGTTCAACCTGACGGCCAACGTGGCGACCTATGGCGGGGCTCATGCGGGCGCGATGCAGGTCGGGGCTCTCGTGACCCCGCATGTCGCGCTGAACGCCGGCGTGGCAACCGGCTTCAACCGGGGCGGCAAGACGGCCGCCCGCGCCGGCTTTACCATCGGCTGGTGA
- the dut gene encoding dUTP diphosphatase — protein sequence MPSPLSSIEIRLKRLPHGEGLPVPAYATAHAAGMDVVSAEELVLQPGGRHAVATGFAMAIPEGYEVQVRPRSGLALKHGISLPNTPGTIDADYRGELKIILINLGDAPFPIQRGDRIAQLVVAPVQLASFAEVDSLDDTVRGQGGFGSTGV from the coding sequence ATGCCCTCTCCGCTCTCGTCGATTGAAATCCGGCTCAAGCGCCTGCCCCATGGCGAGGGCCTGCCGGTCCCGGCCTATGCGACCGCCCATGCCGCAGGAATGGACGTCGTTTCGGCCGAGGAACTGGTGCTGCAACCGGGTGGCCGCCATGCGGTGGCGACGGGCTTCGCGATGGCGATCCCCGAAGGCTATGAGGTGCAGGTTCGTCCCCGCTCCGGCCTCGCGCTCAAGCACGGCATCAGCCTGCCCAACACGCCCGGTACGATCGACGCCGACTATCGCGGCGAATTGAAGATCATCCTGATCAACCTGGGCGACGCGCCCTTCCCGATACAGCGCGGCGACCGGATCGCCCAGCTGGTCGTCGCGCCGGTGCAGCTTGCCAGCTTCGCGGAAGTCGATAGTCTCGACGATACCGTCCGGGGACAGGGCGGGTTCGGTTCCACAGGAGTGTGA
- the ubiB gene encoding 2-polyprenylphenol 6-hydroxylase, with amino-acid sequence MTAHITHIFRLLKWGRTLARHGALTGIERDPLTPGPVRRLVRIARLGARVPKQPRYADAFQSIGPAAIKLGQTLATRPDLVGDHAANDLLRLQDALPPVPFDTIRAQIEQSFGRPLDAIYKSFDEVPVGAASIAQVHRAVTTDGRDVAVKVIRPGVIDKFNRDIQTYEWAAAHVEMLGGEIARLRPRLVIANFKRWTVRELDLRREAASASELSEAMEAMPGYRIPVIDWDRTTGKVMTMEWIDGIKISDRDALIAAGHDVKDLAARLVNAFLRQAIAEGFFHADMHQGNLLVTANGDIVAIDFGIMGRIDRRARMWLAEILYGLITGNYKRVAEIHFEAQYVPGHHNVDEFATALRAVGEPMRGKPVRELSVGGMLDGLFAITRDFDMQTQPHLLLLQKTMVMVEGVATALDPDINLWETSGPYVKGWLRDELGPEAKAADTLIENWRTLQRLPGLVKRIEDAFPEKGGAPPPPPLTEVKLIRVGGGWRYALVAAIAAAAGVLGSALLHLHL; translated from the coding sequence ATGACCGCCCATATCACCCATATCTTCCGCCTCCTGAAATGGGGGCGCACCCTGGCGCGGCATGGCGCGCTGACCGGCATCGAGCGCGATCCGCTGACCCCCGGCCCCGTCCGGCGGCTGGTCCGCATCGCCCGGCTCGGCGCGCGCGTGCCGAAGCAGCCACGCTATGCCGACGCCTTCCAGTCGATCGGCCCGGCCGCGATCAAGCTGGGCCAGACGCTCGCCACCCGGCCCGATCTGGTCGGCGATCATGCGGCGAACGATCTTCTGCGCTTGCAGGACGCCCTGCCCCCCGTGCCGTTCGACACGATCCGGGCACAGATCGAGCAGAGTTTCGGCCGTCCGCTGGACGCCATCTACAAGAGCTTCGATGAGGTGCCGGTCGGTGCCGCGTCGATCGCGCAGGTGCATCGCGCGGTCACGACCGACGGCCGCGACGTCGCGGTCAAGGTGATCCGCCCCGGCGTCATCGACAAGTTTAATCGCGACATCCAGACCTATGAATGGGCCGCCGCCCATGTCGAGATGCTGGGCGGCGAGATCGCGCGCCTGCGCCCGCGCCTGGTCATCGCGAACTTCAAGCGCTGGACCGTGCGCGAACTGGACCTGCGCCGCGAAGCCGCCTCCGCCTCCGAACTCAGCGAAGCCATGGAGGCGATGCCCGGTTATCGCATTCCCGTCATCGACTGGGACCGCACGACCGGCAAGGTCATGACGATGGAGTGGATCGACGGCATCAAGATTTCCGATCGCGATGCGCTGATCGCGGCGGGCCATGATGTGAAGGATCTGGCCGCCCGGCTGGTCAACGCCTTCCTGCGACAGGCGATTGCGGAAGGCTTCTTCCACGCCGACATGCATCAGGGCAATTTGCTCGTCACGGCCAATGGCGACATCGTCGCGATCGATTTCGGCATCATGGGCCGGATCGACCGGCGCGCGCGCATGTGGCTGGCGGAGATTCTCTACGGCCTGATCACCGGTAATTATAAGCGCGTGGCCGAAATTCACTTCGAGGCGCAATATGTGCCCGGCCATCATAATGTCGACGAATTCGCCACCGCCCTGCGCGCCGTGGGCGAACCGATGCGCGGCAAGCCGGTGCGCGAACTCTCGGTCGGCGGGATGCTGGACGGGTTGTTCGCGATCACCCGCGACTTCGACATGCAGACCCAGCCGCATTTGCTGCTGCTCCAGAAGACGATGGTGATGGTGGAGGGCGTGGCGACCGCGCTCGACCCCGACATCAACCTGTGGGAGACGAGCGGCCCCTATGTGAAAGGCTGGCTGCGCGACGAACTGGGACCGGAGGCGAAGGCCGCCGACACGCTGATCGAAAATTGGCGCACGCTCCAGCGGTTGCCGGGTTTGGTCAAGCGGATCGAGGACGCCTTCCCCGAAAAGGGCGGCGCCCCGCCACCGCCGCCGCTGACGGAAGTGAAGCTGATCCGCGTAGGCGGCGGCTGGCGCTATGCGCTGGTGGCGGCGATCGCGGCGGCGGCTGGCGTGCTGGGCTCCGCGCTCCTACATCTGCATCTATGA
- a CDS encoding DsrE family protein, producing MRALNILVATADAERLRGALVLAAAQAALGGAATLFLQLDAVALLRAPIVAPRDVAHRAAGLPDLAALLNEALGLGVTLIACQSGLALCGMTATDLPEGVETGGPVGFLQATDDQARLLFA from the coding sequence ATGCGCGCCCTGAACATCCTGGTCGCGACGGCCGATGCGGAGCGGCTGCGCGGCGCGCTGGTGCTGGCGGCGGCGCAGGCCGCTCTGGGCGGCGCGGCGACCCTCTTCCTGCAACTGGATGCGGTGGCGCTGCTGCGCGCGCCGATCGTCGCGCCCCGCGATGTGGCCCATCGCGCCGCCGGCCTGCCCGATCTGGCCGCACTGCTGAATGAAGCACTGGGGTTGGGCGTGACGCTGATCGCCTGCCAGAGCGGCCTTGCCCTGTGCGGCATGACGGCGACGGACCTTCCCGAAGGCGTCGAAACGGGCGGACCGGTCGGCTTCCTGCAAGCGACCGACGATCAGGCCCGGCTACTCTTCGCCTGA
- a CDS encoding class I SAM-dependent methyltransferase, whose amino-acid sequence MNDTASFGYRDVDAAEKQGMVRAVFSNVAAKYDLMNDAMSGGAHRLWKDQFVRRVKPRAGEQILDMAGGTGDIAFRMHKHGAQVTVSDINPEMLAVGVERAQKKGFDGLIWSEQNAEALTFGDRAFDAYTIAFGIRNVTHIDQALREAHRVLKFGGRFFCLEFSTTTWPGFSDVYDVYSHKLVPHLGKLFANDADSYRYLIESIRRFPPMPKFEGMIRDAGFVNTKVEPILGGLVAIHSGWKI is encoded by the coding sequence ATGAACGACACAGCATCCTTCGGCTATCGCGACGTCGATGCCGCCGAAAAACAGGGCATGGTCCGCGCAGTCTTTTCCAACGTCGCGGCGAAATATGATCTGATGAACGACGCCATGTCCGGCGGCGCGCATCGTCTGTGGAAGGACCAGTTCGTGCGCCGGGTGAAGCCCCGCGCCGGCGAACAGATACTCGACATGGCGGGCGGCACCGGCGACATCGCCTTTCGGATGCACAAGCATGGCGCGCAGGTCACCGTTTCGGACATCAATCCCGAGATGCTGGCCGTTGGCGTCGAGCGGGCGCAGAAGAAGGGGTTTGACGGGCTGATCTGGTCCGAACAGAATGCCGAGGCGCTGACCTTCGGCGATCGGGCGTTCGACGCCTATACGATCGCTTTCGGCATCCGCAACGTCACCCATATCGACCAGGCGCTGCGCGAGGCGCACCGCGTTCTCAAGTTTGGCGGGCGCTTTTTCTGCCTGGAATTTTCCACCACCACATGGCCGGGTTTCTCGGACGTCTATGACGTCTATTCGCACAAGCTGGTGCCGCACCTCGGCAAGCTGTTCGCCAATGACGCAGACAGCTATCGCTATCTGATCGAATCGATCCGCCGCTTCCCGCCCATGCCCAAATTCGAGGGCATGATCCGTGACGCCGGTTTCGTGAATACCAAGGTCGAACCGATATTGGGCGGGCTGGTCGCCATTCACAGCGGCTGGAAGATTTGA
- a CDS encoding bifunctional phosphopantothenoylcysteine decarboxylase/phosphopantothenate synthase produces MTQQRVLLIVSGGIAAYKALELVRLLRKRGVAVRAVLTESAQQFVTPLSLGVLTEDQVFTHLFDLKDEQEIGHIQLSRQADLVVVAPATANILAKMANGIADDLATTLLLATDKPVLAVPAMNVRMWHHKATQRNLERLHADGVHVMTPDDGAMACGEYGKGRLPEPEAIAVEIERLLALPRGADPLAGQPDFASDAQRLSTSLETNGSLQGRHILITAGPTHEPIDPVRYIANRSSGKQGFAIAAAAARAGARVTLVAGPVHLPTPAGVDRVDVETARQMLAAVEAALPADAAIMVAAVADWRTADAADQKLKKDGSGQPAPLALVENPDILATLGRHAQRPALLVGFAAETQQIAAHARAKLAKKGADWIVANDVSGDVMGGDANAVQIVTAAGIESWPSLPKGEVADKLIEKVAHALSALVD; encoded by the coding sequence ATGACTCAACAGCGCGTACTCCTCATCGTCTCTGGCGGTATCGCCGCCTATAAGGCGCTCGAACTGGTGCGGCTGCTACGCAAGCGCGGCGTTGCGGTGCGGGCGGTGCTCACGGAAAGCGCGCAGCAGTTCGTGACGCCGCTGTCGCTGGGGGTGCTGACCGAAGATCAGGTCTTCACCCATTTGTTCGACCTGAAGGACGAGCAGGAAATCGGCCATATCCAGCTATCGCGCCAGGCCGATCTGGTCGTCGTCGCGCCCGCGACCGCCAATATCCTTGCCAAGATGGCGAACGGCATCGCCGACGATCTGGCCACCACGCTGCTGCTGGCGACCGACAAGCCGGTGCTGGCGGTCCCTGCGATGAATGTGCGCATGTGGCATCACAAGGCGACGCAGCGCAATCTGGAGCGGCTCCACGCCGACGGCGTCCATGTCATGACGCCGGACGATGGCGCGATGGCGTGCGGCGAATATGGCAAGGGGCGACTGCCCGAGCCCGAGGCGATCGCTGTGGAAATCGAGCGGCTGCTGGCATTGCCCAGGGGCGCCGATCCGCTCGCGGGTCAGCCCGATTTTGCCAGCGATGCCCAGCGTCTCTCGACTTCGCTCGAGACGAACGGATCTTTGCAGGGTCGCCACATCCTTATCACCGCAGGCCCCACCCATGAGCCGATCGACCCGGTGCGCTACATCGCCAATCGATCGTCGGGCAAGCAGGGCTTCGCGATCGCCGCCGCCGCCGCGCGGGCCGGCGCGCGGGTGACGCTGGTCGCAGGGCCGGTACATCTCCCTACGCCCGCGGGGGTCGACCGGGTGGATGTGGAAACCGCACGGCAGATGCTGGCCGCGGTCGAAGCCGCCCTGCCGGCAGACGCCGCGATCATGGTTGCCGCGGTCGCCGACTGGCGCACCGCAGACGCCGCCGACCAGAAGCTGAAGAAGGACGGCTCCGGCCAGCCCGCGCCGCTCGCACTGGTCGAAAATCCCGACATCCTCGCGACTCTGGGCCGCCATGCGCAGCGCCCGGCCCTGCTGGTGGGCTTTGCCGCCGAAACGCAGCAGATCGCCGCCCATGCCCGGGCCAAGCTGGCGAAGAAGGGCGCCGACTGGATCGTCGCCAATGACGTATCCGGCGACGTAATGGGCGGCGACGCCAACGCCGTGCAGATCGTCACCGCCGCCGGCATCGAATCCTGGCCCAGCCTGCCGAAGGGCGAGGTCGCCGACAAACTCATCGAAAAGGTCGCCCATGCCCTCTCCGCTCTCGTCGATTGA
- a CDS encoding ExbD/TolR family protein, producing MALHRARPESADAPMGEMNTTPLIDVMLVLLIMFIITIPMQTHSVGIDLPQAPVQPARFTPDPVKNKVTIDAAGIIRWNGAAIDRLTLRRYLARSLALPVEPELQFQPDAAARYVIVDEVLADIRRSGVTKLGFVGNERYRDF from the coding sequence ATGGCCTTGCACCGTGCACGCCCGGAGTCCGCAGACGCACCGATGGGCGAGATGAACACGACGCCGCTGATCGACGTCATGCTGGTCCTGCTCATCATGTTCATCATCACCATTCCGATGCAGACCCACAGCGTGGGCATCGACCTGCCGCAGGCGCCGGTTCAGCCGGCCCGGTTCACGCCCGACCCGGTCAAGAACAAAGTGACGATCGACGCCGCCGGCATAATCCGCTGGAACGGGGCGGCGATCGATCGGCTGACGCTGCGCCGCTATCTGGCGCGGTCGCTGGCGTTGCCGGTGGAGCCGGAACTGCAATTCCAACCGGATGCCGCGGCGCGCTACGTCATAGTGGATGAAGTGCTGGCCGACATCCGCCGGTCGGGCGTGACCAAGCTCGGCTTCGTCGGCAACGAACGCTATCGGGATTTCTGA
- the infC gene encoding translation initiation factor IF-3 yields MMRRPLAPPPKSGPRYNEFITVPKVRVIDDEGENLGVMFTQEAIEQAADVGLDLVEVSPNADPPVCKFLDIGKFKYEAQKKANIARKTQKTQELKEIKMRPNIDDHDYDTKMKKVHDFIGDGDKVKITLRFRGRELSHQQLGMALLQRVAENVQEVAKVEAYPRMEGRQMLMVLSPK; encoded by the coding sequence ATGATGCGCCGCCCGCTGGCGCCGCCGCCGAAGTCCGGCCCCCGGTATAACGAGTTCATCACCGTGCCCAAGGTGCGCGTGATCGACGACGAAGGCGAAAATCTGGGCGTGATGTTTACGCAGGAAGCCATCGAGCAGGCGGCCGATGTCGGCCTCGATCTGGTCGAAGTCTCCCCCAATGCCGACCCGCCGGTCTGCAAGTTTCTGGACATCGGCAAGTTCAAGTACGAAGCCCAGAAAAAGGCGAATATCGCCCGCAAGACCCAGAAGACGCAGGAACTCAAAGAGATCAAGATGCGTCCGAACATCGACGATCATGACTATGATACGAAGATGAAGAAGGTGCATGATTTCATCGGCGACGGCGACAAGGTGAAGATCACCCTGCGCTTCCGCGGCCGCGAACTCAGCCACCAGCAGCTCGGCATGGCCCTGCTGCAGCGCGTGGCCGAAAATGTCCAGGAAGTCGCGAAGGTCGAAGCCTATCCGCGCATGGAAGGCCGCCAGATGCTGATGGTGCTGTCGCCGAAATAA